A single genomic interval of Microbacterium sp. BLY harbors:
- a CDS encoding copper resistance CopC family protein — protein MKTKALRRPATPIALAAGLLATFLVLFSPLSASAHDALLSSSPAADSTVETLPSALTLTFNAKLIDGEGATELVVTDPTGASVIDGSPTVDGAIVTQPLRGSGPAGEYHVVWKVVSSDGHPTSGEFSFTVSVGDEGTATAEPTAAPTTAAPTTAQTAAPEPPATTTPAAADGGDSGASAWIWAISIAGVLAALAVAVWLTMRGRRGTAPTDSDAPSER, from the coding sequence GTGAAGACCAAAGCCCTGCGCCGCCCCGCCACCCCGATCGCCCTCGCAGCTGGCCTCCTCGCCACCTTCCTCGTGCTCTTCTCCCCGCTGTCGGCGTCCGCCCACGACGCCCTCCTGTCGTCGTCGCCCGCGGCGGACAGCACGGTCGAGACGCTGCCCTCGGCTCTCACGCTCACCTTCAACGCCAAGCTGATCGACGGCGAAGGGGCGACGGAGCTCGTCGTCACCGATCCGACGGGCGCCTCGGTGATCGACGGCTCCCCCACCGTCGACGGAGCGATCGTGACCCAGCCCCTCCGCGGCTCGGGCCCGGCGGGCGAGTACCACGTGGTGTGGAAGGTCGTCTCCAGCGACGGCCATCCGACGTCCGGGGAGTTCTCCTTCACCGTCTCGGTCGGTGACGAGGGCACGGCGACGGCGGAGCCCACCGCCGCTCCGACCACGGCCGCCCCCACCACGGCGCAGACCGCCGCACCCGAGCCCCCCGCGACGACCACGCCCGCGGCCGCGGACGGCGGCGACAGCGGCGCATCGGCGTGGATCTGGGCGATCTCGATCGCCGGGGTGCTCGCCGCGCTGGCGGTGGCCGTCTGGCTGACGATGCGCGGTCGGAGAGGCACCGCTCCGACCGATTCCGACGCCCCCTCGGAGCGATAG